The following nucleotide sequence is from Megalops cyprinoides isolate fMegCyp1 chromosome 6, fMegCyp1.pri, whole genome shotgun sequence.
ACCAGTACCTGGAGAAGTTCTCCTCTGCTGAGATGTGGGATCCACAGTGCCAGAagtacaaacatttaaaatgatttaatgttattttcattatgaCAGGGGGATGTAAAATAGAAGTAATGCTGAAAGAAGAGTGCTACCAAGTCAGCCTCCTACCACTTTCCTGTggtatttctttaaaataatccTGATCTATGTTTTGCAGATTcgatgaagaaaaacacaactgctATAACTACACTCTGGCATTTATAAACTGTGTGCTGGCTGCACAGGGAAAACGTTCCCTCAGTAAAGAGGAGTTCACACAGAGCTTTGTTGTGCCCCGGATCAAGAGAGCGTCCAAGTACAGAATGCTTTGCGAGGAGATCTCCAAAAACTACTTCTACATTGTGGACAATCCTCCAAAAGAACAGGATGATGGAAACAGTGAGTGAAAGCTTGTGATAGAGaaaatgtctgtgattttcttttgtatCAGTGAGCTACAGAAGATCATATGAGCTTGATATTATTTCTGTCTGCACAATCCTATACCTGTGAGGATCCTCTGGTGCCTTTTGTATTGATGCTTCAGGCACTGACTATAGGTGATGTTGTAATTATGTGATACGTTACATTTGTACCACTAGGGATGTTCAGATATTCCGCCTTGTGATTACTGATTAATTTCTTGGATCAGTATTCAAATACTTAAAGAATCCATTAGTTCTAAGAATTATTAGTTCTTATTtgcaataatgaaatgaaatgaagcctTCATTGGCAAGCTATTCAACAACCTAATCAATGTCCCTGTCTGGGTTTGTTAATTAAtttgctgagagacagtgacatGACACTAGTTCCATTTGGTGCTTAACAGGGGAGGGAAAGTAGGGTAtgattattcaaatatttctcCTTGGGAGccatataatattaaaatacatgtcCTCAGTggttacatatattttaaagaatattatgtaaaacaaatgagCTGTAAAATTTAACATAATGATCACAAGTACAATATTACACAGTGTATTATTGATGAATGAGTCGAGTCCATTCATCCAAAAAGCGAGTTTGTTGCTATTTGCTGCTAACTTTTATGATAATTGAAATATACATGTCATTTTAGgacatttacttatttaaacaTGGATTTTATATGTGCAcatgtttaaataaacatgcagcTCTTTATAAGACTTGTCTTTACTAAAAACGCATACATTGATGGCTGtgattatttataaaatattttatatttataaaatatgctGCTATTTGTGTTTAACAAATTACGGAGTTTACATAAAATCCTCTGTAACACTGTATCAGGCTTTGGATTGTATTAgtcttaattaaaatgcaaactgtCCCTTCAAATACTATTTTAGATTGATTGGTATTCTGTCATTGTCAGCCCCAAACCCCATCAGTTTCCAACACCTAAAAATCTTGACATTCATGCCAATGCATCACAACCAAAGcactgtacaaaaatatatatacactcttgatataaaaaaatacacaagcaGAATACTCCCAAATGAGTGTGAGATAAGACATTTCAATACACTGGGATCACactatgcaaaaataaaagcatttatttcacGAAGGAACAAATACCTCTGATTCTGTTATATGCAAATACACCTGACCTCCAGTCTACTCAGGTATACTGCCATCAGGCGGTAGTCACATGCTCcgctgcctgtgtctgtgctagGCCGAGCTGCCTCACACCTTCTGGTCCCAGTCTACAGGAAAGTGCTCCACTTACTGCGAGGATCATCTTGCTCTACACAATGGCCTGGGGAGTACCTACAGCTCGCTGTGGTGAAAAATTCCACCAAGAACTGAAATACTCTTTGTCGGGGCCCCATCATGTGCTGTGTGTCGAAATATCCATATTCATTCAGTTATCATTTTACAAATAGCCTCTTCAGTGAGTTTTGCACGTGTATGGTCAAGAATTCAAATGAAACCATTAATCATTgattcaaatgaaatcattaatCATTGAATTATTCTTTAAAAGTGCTGTATTACCACATGCTCCACACTCTAAGAggcaaataaaatgatataaacTTAAAGCAGTTTCTAAAATGAGCAGTTTCACTGTTCACTGAGTACGACAGCATGAAGCAAATTCACCATGTTCTTTATAATCATTTTTGGCACAATGTAAACACTGCACTTATGGGAATACCGCTTTTACAGATCATGGTAGAGCTCTGCTCTATTTGTTGCTCTACTGTATGCTTTTACTGTAGCACTGTCTTTCAGTTGAAggatatttattgtaattaagCTGGCTCAAAAAAGCCAACCTACCGTTTTTCTTCTTAGGCTGGCTTCTACTTAATGTCTATTGTTCTTCTTAAGTTGATTTGAAAAAGCCAAACTAATGTACCTCTTACTTTTtcatacattgcattacaatattgtcatttggcTCCCTTTGTATGTTGTTCCACACGTGCATCTGGCACaaataaatactaataatattaacaattaaGAAatcattaatattcagaaaCCAAAAATTCCACTTGTACAATTCAGAGAACGCAACTGTAATATGAAAAGGGGGCACATCATTCCTATTGTCCTCAAAGGAAAGGAGTAGGTTCAGCGGTCTTTTCATGAAACACGACTCACAGGTCCAAAAATCATCCTAAAATTCCTAAGATAAAGATTGCACAAGCAATgctgtttgtatgcatgtggaATGTAAAAGACAAACCCAATACAAAAATTTCTAAGCAGCAGagacatgacaaaaaaaaattattaactGGTGAGAAAGCCCTTCAAGTGTGGTGGTCATATTTCCTCTTGGTCTGTGCGTTCTCGAGATGATACCCATCTGCTCACAATaatctcctttaaaaaaaaaagcacatcagGCAGTCTATTAGCAAGAAAGTCAAAATCAGCTTTCTGCAAAACACACTGCAAGGTCCAAACTCATTCAACCTGAGCTTTGATCCTCTTGATGCACTCTGGAGAAGACCACTCCTCGTCTGTCATATCCGATGGCCTGATAACGTAGCAAATCATTAGCTCCTAGGAAACAAAGAGACACGGACATTCACATGATATCAACAAAGTCAATCTGCTGGCAAAGCAAGACAAATAGAAATGCAGACATTTAAAGAATACCCAAACAAATCAGCTTTCTGTGTCCAAGCTTGAAGACTTGATCATCTCATACACTGTAGATgcagcatacatttttatctttaaCTACAATGAATGGTAACTAATCAAAAATACGAATGTACGAGCAACAGGACAGCATTATGACATTCTGCTTATGAACTTTTCAAAACTACTTTGCTCTACATTTGCTTACTGACAGGCTGGCATTTTAACTATTTAACTGGCAGGAGCAATCAGGGGAATGTGAGACACAGATAACGTCCTTCACATGTGGCTGTAACAGGAGGATGCAGGGAGGGATTGGATGACAACTTCCTCTTACCTTTGAGACGTTTCCAGTGATTCTGCTGAGAGCAGCCAGTGACCTCCAGCTGAACGGTCGCAGCTCTGCCCCCTTAAAAGAATCATCCACTTTCTCCACCACAACAGAGTAgctggagacagggagaaacacaccTTTCAAAAATGGCTGTGCTATGATGAGGAGTCTACTCACTTTGAAACCATCATCCAACACAGCAAGATGAGGGGATTTCACTTAAAGTTTAATTACAACTGAGGTTTGTTGAAAATCATCAAAGCCGTCCACTGCAATATTGTTTGGCATGGAGATGTTCTGtatgaaataattttacaatttacCATCTCCAGAAAATTTATACTGTTGCACTGAGGGGCCAACAGACATTTAGCAACATTAGCAACATTACCAGCACTGTAGAATATCTAACAGTGGCTTCATTCCAAGATTCACCTAACAATCTGCACTGAAGTCAGTGCTGTGCTTCAGTGGATGCAAATCACAACACGGAATCCATGTGTAGAAAAAAAACGGTCGATAATAATGATCTACCACACATAAGAACATCCTGGGTAACGAACTTTGAGCTAAGGTCAATGGAGAAAAGAGTGCGGCAAAACATCAGGATCAAGTTCTACTGGCAGCGTTTTCAGTGTTGCATTCAATCAGTGATCAATGTTATCCTTAGAGAGTCTGTGGGCTCCCAGAAGATGTCAGTTTAGACCACATGGATCTCCTGAATGGATGGCGATGTGCATTCAAAATGGAATGACAATTTTTCCCCCATAGGTAAACGTAAGTTATTTCCTATGGGTAAAcgtttatatatatacagtcCTATGGTAAATCACCATTTCTGAACAAACCTTGCATGATAAAATGGTGGTCCTTTCCTGTATagcactgtaaaatgaaaattaaaaagtagTTAAAGAAAAACCagatatacaaaataaaaatgttactaAATGTCTTCAATGCAgtataacataaaaaaacaacctcaaCGTAATTACATACAAAACACTAATGCATTAACAGGAAAAAGTATTTAATGCTCCATACATAAATTTACATCTAAAGAAAGTATGAAAAACTGGTGAGATTACAGAAGCTGATCTGAAACCCAGTAGCTAATTTATAAATGCAGAATGATGAACAAAAGTCCTCATATTTGTGATTGGCACTTACTTGCAAATACTGACATcctatatgtactgtatgtatgcatgctcTGATAGGGGCCACATACAGGAGAGGTAATGTTACACAAAACAGTTAAGCAAGGTCACGTTCCAGCCAAGTTCTTTATCCTAAAATGCTCCAGGCCTTCACAAGAATGATGTTTGTAGCATGTTAGGATGGAAAGTCAGCTTGTTTGGCAGCGAGGAGCAGGTGGGAGTTGGTCAGAGTCGGTTTCCACCCTGACAGTCAGGAGATGGATGTGTAGCAGGGAGCAGCATGAAAGCCTTGCTTAGCAGGCCTGAATAATTGAACGACTGATCCAAGGTGTTACTTAAACCTCTCGGAAAATATCTCACAATGATTAAACGTTGATAAAGTTCAGCGTCAAGTAATCAAATGCAGAGACCTCCTCCTCAGGAGCCCCTGCCAAGGGTCACTTCCTTATCTGATCACcagcagaaataaacacagctcTGCTAACGGAAAGGATTTTCTACTCTTTAACATTTCAGGCAAGGGAGTGCAGGCAGTTACAAACCTTAAGGGTAGTCAGCGAGTTTGTCGGAGGAATGCTTTGCCTcaaatttcaaagcaaacaaagctGACCTTGACCTACAATTCACTGGTCAGCCATGCCGAATGGCGATGGAACCTTATATGGATGGTTTCAGTTTAGGCATAAAAAACCTTGAGAGTAATTAGAATGAAACCAATGGTTAAGTGACACGTTCTCTATGATAAACTGTAATTTGAGGTGTTGATACTCACAGAGATCTGTTCCATATTTTATCCCAACCTTGGGGACCCATCCTTTACTGCGAAAGTAGTGGTACGCCACGTAGGTGGTCTCAAACTTGTCTTGCATTGACCTGAACTCATTCCACAGGTCTACAATGTTCAACGGCTCCTTATGCAAAAACAATGACCAACATTCATATATAAGAATGGTGTTCCGTAACATTAACAGCTTGTAATGAATATTCACAGAATTTAAAGAAAAGGCCACCTTACCTCATCATAATATACAGATAAGCATCCTAAAGCATACACCAAGAAGAAAGCCTGAgagaaaaagtgttttttatcAGAAAagctcacagagacagaaattcAGCATTCTCACATCCACAAACAGCATGTGGTCCCCTTCCCTAATTGAAGGTCACCCAAGGGTCTCTTTAGGACAGATTCCTTTTAGGGACGGCAGTGAGTCAAATATTTCATGATGTCCTAGGCCACCAAGTTCCTGGTAATATTTGGTCATCTCAGTGTTTGCATATTTCACAGGGAGGTGAACGAACACAACAGCATCATTGTATATGATGAGAAAACATACTCATCCTACTTAGCTGTCATAAAAGGTACACTAATGATCCCCCTGAGCCAACACTCCTTGAAATGGATAGAATTCTTGCCATATTCATGTCTGAGAATATTATCAGATtcagcacatacacactaaaGGGAGTGTCGTTTTAATACTACCCTTGGGAGAAGGGAGACACATGCAGAATGGTGTTGACCACATTTACAGCTCTGTCAGCTGTTTTTATTGGCTTTACAGACCATTTTACCCTCCATCCAAAACCAGCTGTGACAATAATGCCTTAATTAAAGTGCTTTCGAATCACACTCAATGTCAACATTTCCTGTAAAACAGGCTGAGGCACAGCCAAACTGCAGAATAAGGATGAGGTTTGCTTACCTCTTCAAGACTCAGCTGAAGATACTCTATAATCCTAATGGGGTTGATCCTGCATAACAGTTGCTCTGTTCTGTTGgacttaaacaaaaaaaaaagaaccaaaatgcatttcagatttcttAGAGAGACTTAAAGGGCAACTATGGCCCTTtcctgaaatattcatcagtaatttattttataattataatgtaaCAAGAATGTTATTTGAGATTCATTTATGTTGCCTGGAAAAAGGTCATAATATGAAACTAAACACACTTAGTTGAGTGTACCAAGCACACAAGTAAATGGCGATTTTGAGGCCAATTTCTTAACActtgatgaataaacacttCCCAAGTActgtatttcttattttttgttggACCACCCTCCATGCCTTTGGCCTTTTTGTTACTAAGAATGACCAACACAGTGCAgtataattacaaatgaaatttaCCAACAATGTTGACAATATTATGATCTCCTGACAACATATCATAAGGACAAGCCCTCTACACACATCAGTTACCCACCCACTTTACCTGCACCTTTACAGTAAATCTACAGGGACcacaagagaaaaacatttagttaaaaatacacaagaaaGTGATGGGCACGTGTTAATAAGTACTCCCAAAGGGCTGTCACCTACAGCATCCACACCCTTctgttcctcctgctcctcgACAAGGACGTACTCATACCCCGCAGTGAGGGTTGGGCCCtgcttgtctgtgtctgtctcagcGACCACCCTCAGCAGGCTGTCGTTCACTTGGCAGCCACAGTGGACTACCCAGTCATCGTGCCTGGGACACTTAATGCTAGACAGGGCTTTCTGGTCCACTTGCTCGGGCTCATGGGGGTACCTTTCAGCCAGAGGGTCGTACTGTGGATCACCCTGCCGCCTGTGCCTCTTACCACCACAGCAGTCAGAGTCAATGTCCTCTTCAGGGTGTCTTTCGCCCTCCAGTAGGGCACATCCAGAAGGCTCTGGACTTCCCTGACCTACAGATATGAAAGGAGAGCTCCCTGTTGCCTCCCTGCTGTCAGGGCTATGCATGGCCACATCAAGACCATCTCCCTCTTCCACTGTGGTCCTGCCAATCACATCCAACTCCAGTGGGTGTGTGTACTTCTCAAGCATCTGACTGGCATCCTCCTCGTCCAACCCTTGTGCAAGGAGAGCATCCCGGGCCATGTTGACCCACTGCTCATACCTGGAATACAGGCAGCAGACCGGAGCATTTAAACAACCTGACTCATCTAATACAAAACTTTTAATTCACATAAACATTTaccaaacagaaacatttcaatCGTTTTACACGTGAAACACCTAGATTCATAATTAAGCCTTTACATATCAAGATATGTATAATAAAACAACATGCATCTCCAACATTTGGAAATATGTGACTCACTTTGATAATGAAACCACTGGCAG
It contains:
- the tsen2 gene encoding tRNA-splicing endonuclease subunit Sen2 encodes the protein MAEAVFQAPKRRARVYESYEAPFPVPSGTEDKLQEHRVYRAEIVNHHVIVRDPDHIQALYGKGYFGKGILSRSRPEHSISNKWRAVKDRYLPVVSLSKYEQWVNMARDALLAQGLDEEDASQMLEKYTHPLELDVIGRTTVEEGDGLDVAMHSPDSREATGSSPFISVGQGSPEPSGCALLEGERHPEEDIDSDCCGGKRHRRQGDPQYDPLAERYPHEPEQVDQKALSSIKCPRHDDWVVHCGCQVNDSLLRVVAETDTDKQGPTLTAGYEYVLVEEQEEQKGVDASNRTEQLLCRINPIRIIEYLQLSLEEAFFLVYALGCLSVYYDEEPLNIVDLWNEFRSMQDKFETTYVAYHYFRSKGWVPKVGIKYGTDLLLYRKGPPFYHASYSVVVEKVDDSFKGAELRPFSWRSLAALSRITGNVSKELMICYVIRPSDMTDEEWSSPECIKRIKAQEIIVSRWVSSRERTDQEEI